In Pantoea agglomerans, the genomic stretch ACAAAGGCCGAGGGTTTTCTGGAAACGCAACTATGAACTGAAACGCTTCAGCACGACCTTTTGTAACTAAAAAACGCGCAAAATCAACGAATCAGGCAGCAACTCCCGCCGGGCGCGCCTGTTGAGAAAGGGTGCAATTAATCATCGGCGGCGGGCGAGTTCTGGCTGGAGGCGAGCGCCGGCAGCCAGGTTTGCGTAAAGCGTTCCAGCGACAGCGCTTCGGCATAGAGATAGCCCTGGCCGATATGGATGCCGCGCGCCAGCAGCCAGTCGCGCTGCTCGGCGGTCTCTACGCCTTCGGCGATAACGTCGAGATCGATAATCTCGGCGATGGCCGCCACGATGCGCACCATGGTGTCGTCATCCGGCAGCGCGGCGACGAAGCTGCGATCCATCTTCAGCTTATTGACCGGCAGCGACTTGAACTGATGCAGGTAGTTGAGATTGGAGTAGCCCATGCCGAAGTCGTCCAGCGCCACCGCGACGCCCACCGTCTGCAGCGAACGCAGCAGCGCCATCGCCACTTCGGCATCGCCGATCTGCGCGGTTTCGGTAATCTCCAGCACAAAGCTGCCGGGCGCGATCTGATGGCGCTGCAGCAGGCCCTGCAGGTGATGCACCATGCTGGCGTCGCGCAGCTGCACGGCGGAGATATTAACGCTAAGCGGGATAAGTATGCCGTGCTTCTGCCAGCCGGCGAGAATGCGGCACGCCTCTTCAAACACCCAGCGCCCGATGGCGGCGATGACGCCAATCTCCTCCGCGCTGGCGATAAACTCCTCCGTCAGGCCGTAGCTGCCGTCCGGCATGCGCATGCGAAGCAGCGCCTCGGCGCCAACCAGCTCGCCGGTTTGCATATCGATCTGCGGCTGCAGGAACAGCCGGAACTGCTCATCCTGTAGCCCCTGCAGAATGTCATGCTCCTGCGTCAGGCGCTTTTGCGCGCGCTCGGTCAGCGCGGCGTCAAAGAAGAGGATCTGGTTTTTGCCTAAATGGCGCGCCGACATCATCGCCGACGTGGCGCGATCGAGCTGCTCATTGGCGGAGAGGCGTTCTTCATCATAGAGCGCCAGCCCGATACTGGCGTTGGGCCGCAGCTGCAGCTGGTGCAGCGTTACCGGCTGGTTCAGGCGGATCATCAGATTGCGCGCCAGCCGCATGGCGCGAAACGGCGTCCCGGCGCGTTTCATCAGCAGCGCGAAGTCGCTCGGCCCGGTCTGCGCCAGCAGAGTATGGTCGTCAACGGTGCTGCGGATCTTCTCCACCAGCGTCAGCATCAGGGTGTCGCGCTGCTCGTCGCTCAGCACGCCGTTGGCTTCCTGCAGCGTTTCGATGCGGATCACCATCAGCCCGAAGCCTTTGCTGTGGCTGCGGGTATGCTGGTCGAGCAGCGCCAGAAAGAGCGCGCGGTTGGGCAGATCGGTGACGGCATAATGGGTGGTCAGCCGGCTCATCTCGTCATGCACCGACTCCAGCACCTGCTGGTTGCGGTTATAGCTGCGGATCAGCATGCCGATCTCATCGTCGCGATGGCTGGCGGGCAGCGTCAGCTTGTGGGTCAGGATCGCCTGCGGCGGCAGCTCCTGCAGCTCGCGCGAGATGCTGCGCAGCGGATGCACCACCAGCCGGTTAATGCACCAGCTGATCGCTACCGACAGGATCAGCGCCAGCAGCAGATAGGTGGTGACCATGGTAGAGACGGTGCTGAGGATGAACTGGTAAACGCGCGTCGAATTGGCCTGCAGCACCAGATAGGCGAGCGGCTTAGGCGACCCGCTGCTCTCAACCGAATAGAGCGGCAGGGTGATCTGCACCGGCAGCTCAAACAGGCGGGCAATCAGCAGCGGGATCGGCTTTTCGTTTTCAAAACTGGCGTGCAGCGCCTGAAAAGCGTTGGGCAGCACCACGTCGGCGCGCGACAGGACGCCAGCGGGCTTAAGGGTCTGCAGGATGTGCTCGGCCTGGGCGATATCCGCCTTTAATACCGCCTCGGAGAGCGGCTGGCGCACCGTATGGGCGATATTCTCCATCTGCTGGGCGTAGTCGATCCTGCGCTGCTGCACAAAATGGAAGAGTTGAATAACGATAAAGACAGAGACGGTAATCAGCGCCACCGCGGAAACCGTCGCCATCTGCTTTATCGTAAGTGAACGGCTGACGCGCAAAATCTTCTCCAGGCTAAAAAGCACTGCTATCAGACAGGAAAGTGCGCAGCAAGTATATCCTGGAACTCACTTTTTTTACTGCCTGTCAGAGTCCGAGTTTTGCGCGGCCCAGCGATTATTTGAAATCGGCGTAAGGCGTAAGCGGCTGCGGCGGCATATCGAGATCGCCATCCCAGCCGGCGGCGGAGTAGCGCACATAGAGCAGCCCGTGGCTCGGGGTATAGTCCTTCGCCTGCTGAATATCCACCCCAGCGCCGATAAACCAGTGCGGCGTGACGCGTCGCTCGATGACGGCCTGTAAAGTATAGCCGACACCGCCCCCGCTGCTGCTCGCCGAAGAGGGATTGCTCGCCAGCGTAAAGCCGGGATTAACCGGATAGCGCTGCTGCGCGTCGGTTTTCGAATGCGACCAGGAGACCGAGCCGCCGAGGTCAAACGACCAGTTCCCGGTGCGCTGCCGCCAGGTGACCGGCACGGAAAAGGAGAGATAGGATTGCGGGCTGTAGTACCCCCCCTGGCCGAAGGTATAGTCGCTGAGATCCTTCTGGTAATGCCAGAGCATGGTGTTAAGACCCACCGTGGCGCGGCGGTTATCGCTATTGATCAGCTTGTAGTAATAGCCCGCCATCAGGCGTTCGCGGCTGTTGTCCGCCACGTTCTCGCCGGTGATCTGATGGGCGCTGATATCGGCCCAGACGCCGTGTGCGCCGCCGCGATCGTAGCTCAGCCCAACGCTGCCGCCGGTCGCCACCACCCCGCCCCAGGTTTTGCCGCCGTTGGCCGCCGGATCGCGCGCGCCCGCATAGGCGAGCAGCGAGCTGGAGATGGGGCGTCTTGAGGCGGTAAGCGTTACGCCCACCTCTTTCACGTCGGTTTTCCAGCTGACGCCGCCGACCCAGTTGGTTACCTCGAAGCCGAGCGGCGTCGTGCCGAGATCCGCTGACCAGACCTCATTGCTCCAGCCGACGCCCAGCGCGGTGCCTTCGTCGCGCTGGCTGGCGTAGCGGCTGCAGCCGCCTGAGTTGGCGTCGTCGCAGCTGCCGAAGGTCTCGTCAAAGGTGCCGTTGGTGCTAGAGAAGGTGCCCGCCGAGATCTGAACGCGATCGAGCCGCAGGAAGCCGCGGCCGTCAGCAAGGGGCGTCTCCGCCTGCAGCATGGTGGTATGGGCGCTAAAATCGGAGACGCCGGCGGTGCCCTTGTTGCGCGAATAGTCCTGCTCCAGCATCAGCGTGGTGTCCTGCTGGCGATAGAGATCGGCGGTGTCGCTGCGGATGCTGCGCTTCAGCCAGTCATCCTGCGGGTTATTGCGCGTCAGGCGGCTGACATTATCGCCGTCGCCGATGCCGCTGGCGGCCATCGCCTGCCGATAGTCGGCCAGCGCGGCGTCAGGCTGCTGCTGCGCGCGCTCAAGCCGCGCCGCATCGCGGTAGACCAGTGCTTTGTCCTGCGAGGGTGGCTGCGCCGCGGCGCGCTGCTTCAGGCCCGCGAACTGCGCGGCGGCCTGGGTGGTGTCGCCCACCGCCTGCCACGCCAGCGCCACGCGGCGATCGGCGTTCAGGCTCGCCTGCGCGGGCGGCAGCGCCTTCAGCGCCGCGCGCGCCTCGCTGCTGCGCTGCAGCGCCACCAGCGCTTCGATACGCCCGAGCGAGGCATCGCCGTTGGCAGGCTCCCGCTCAAGCACCTGCTGATACATCGCCAGCGCCTGCTGCGCGTCGCCGCGCGCCAGCGCCCAGTCGGCCAGCGTCAGATCGCGGCGGTTCGAGGCGGGCTGCTGACGCAGCAGTGCGATGGCGTCGCTCTCCTGCCCTGCCGCGCGCAGCGCCTCAGCGCGCGCAAACAGCTTATTCTGCGTCAGGCGTTCCGCCAGCTCGCGCATATTGCTGCTCCACTGCGCTTCCGGCAGGCGGCGCAGCGTCGCCAGCGCCGCCTCGTCATTATCGGTGCCGGAGAGATAGAGCGCCGACGCATAAAGCGCGGTCGCATCCCGCGGATGCTGCTGCTGCAGCGTCGCGATCACAGCATCCGCCTGCTGCGGCGCCCCGCCGTTGCGCAGCGCGCCAGCCAGCCGGTAGCTGAGCCAGACGTCATCCGGCGATAAGGCCTGCGCCTGGCGATATTTCTCCGCCGCCGCTTGCCAGCGGCTCTGCTGTGCCAGCGCGTCAGCCTCGGCGCGCAGGCTGTCGCTGCGCAGGGCGCGCAGCGTGTCGGCCAGCGCGCGCTGCTGCGCGGCGGGCAGACCGTTAATAAAGGCCATCGCGCGCGCCGGCGACTGGGTCTGATAGAGCCCCGCCAGGCGACGAACCGCGGTGGTGTTGCTGGCGTCGAGCTGCAGCGCACGCTGGAAGAGCTGTTCGGCGCCCGGCGCGTTATTGCGCGCCAGCGCCACATCGCCAAGGCCAATCAGGGCGTAGCTGTCGCTGCTATCCAGCGTCTGCGCCTCGCGATAGAAGCGTTCTGCGCCGTCGATATCGCGCTGCGCCAGCGCTTTGTCACCCTGGTCGATCGCCAGCCAGTAGCGGTTGGTCTGCAGCAGCGACTGCCACTTGCCCACCTGGGTGCTCTGCTGACCGGCCTGAATCGCGCGCTCCAGCCAGAGAACGGCGGCGGCGCGGTTGTTGGCGCGCGCCTGCGCCTGGCCCATGGCGCCCATCAGGTCTGCGTCGTTGGGGTTCGCCTTCAGGGCGACGTTCAGCGCCGGGATAGCCTCGGCTCCGCCGCCCGCGTCCACCAGCCCCAGGCCGCGCATACGCTCGCGATAGGCGGGATCGGCGAGCAGCGCCTGCTGCTTCGCCAGCGCCTCCTGCCCCTGTTGCTGCGCGTCGCCGTCGGTAAAGATGGTCAGATAGGTTTTCAGCTGCGCCACGCTGCTGTCGCTCACCGGCTGGCTGTTGATCTGCTGCAGCCAGAGATCTGCCGCGGCGTCGCGACCGGCACTGCTCTTCGCCAGCTGCTTTATCTGCTCGACCGCCTGGGTCGGCTGCTGGCGATCGAACGCCATGCGCGCGAGCTGCAGCTCGACGCCGATATTGCCGGGATAGCGCTGCTCCAGCTTTTGCAGCTGCTGCCAGGCAGCCTCCTCCTGGCCGGGAATGCGCGCCGCCAGCCGCCAGTATTCCAGTGCGGTGTTCGCATCGGGGAAGACGCCGTTAAACAGCGCGTCATAGGCGCTTTTCGCCTCCGCAAGACGGCCGGAGGTGGCGAGCAGGCGCGCCTGCTGCAGCTTCTGCCGACCCTCAGAGGAGACCAGCGCCATGCCAACGGCCGACTCGCGCGTTGCCGCCGAATCGGGTGCCACCTTTTTCAGCTGCGTCAGCAGCGTCTGCGCGGCAGCGATATCGCCCTGATGCAGCGCCAGACGCAGACGCGCCGCCAGCACCTGCGGATTATCGGGATCGATCTTCTCCAGCCGGTAGAGCGCCTGCTGCACCAGATCGTATTTACTGGTCGATTCGCCGGTGCGGACCTGCGTCAGCAGCCACTCCACCGGCGAGACTTCCGGTCTGGCGTCGGGCGCGGCCAGACCCGGCAGCGCGCCCAGCACGCCGCTCAGCAACAGACTCGCCCGCAGCGCGCTCGATTTATTCATCTTCATCGTCAAGCAGACGGCGGCGCGTAATGATGCGCATCAGGCGCCAGGTCATCAGCGCAAACAGCACCACGACAAAGACCGCACAGAGCGCCAGCCAGAACGGATGGGTCGACAGCATCGTCCACAGGCGCTCCCACCAGGGGAGATGGCCGACGAAATAGTTGTCGCCGACGCGCAGGCTGTTAACGCCCGACTCGCGGATAATGGCGGCAGAGCCGAAAATCGCGGCGCGCTTGCCGCTGTCGGTCAGCGCGTCGTTCAGCAGCTGCCAGGCGCGCGGGCTGCCGTCCGACAGCAGCGCCACCACGCTGCGCTGATCGTTAAACGGCGACTGGAAGCCGATCACCGTCGCCAGCGGGCCGCGAGAGCCGATGGTGGTGGTGCTTTCTACCGCGCGATCGCCGTCGCTGACGCTGCCGACATCGGTGGCCGCCTGACGCGTCGGCGAATTTATCCAGCTGGCGGCGGCGTCGACCAGCGCACCGATCCGGCGGTCATCCTGAAGATCTTTCGGGATATCGCCGATCATCAGCAGATCGGCGTCCTGCGACTTCGCCTTGCTCCAGTCATCGCTAAACTGCACCCGCAGCGCCGGATAGCCGGTCTGCGCGCCAATATTGCCCAGCGCATTCAGCATCGTGCCGACCTGCTGCGCGTCAGGTTTCGGCTGCACCAGCACCAGCGTTTGCGCCAGATCGGCGTAGCGCGTAAAGGGGAAACCCGCGCCCGCGAACGCGCGCAGCGAAGGCATCTCGATATAGTGACGGTAGCCGGAGAAATCGACGCTGGAGCTGTCGTCCACCACCACGTGATGGCTGACCGGCGTAACGTTCTCACAGCGTCCGTCGGCGGTGCCGCTGATAATGGTGTTGGCGTAGTCGAAGTCGAAACGCAGCTGGTTTACCACGCCGAGGCGCAGCGCCGGGATGGTCAGCTGGCGGTTGTTGTCCTGCAGCCCCTGGATCAGCGGAATGCGCAGCAGCTGCTGGCCGGCGGTATTTTTCGGCGGCAGCGGATAATCCTGGATGAACTGGTTGTTCAGGTGTACCGCCAGGCGCGAACCGTCCGCCTGGAACGGCGCGGTATAGCGATAGCTCAGATCCATATCGATGCCGCGCGCGCGCACCAGGAAGAGATCGGGCGGCAGATTGAGCGTCAGGCCGATGGGATTGGGCTGCATACCGTCGGACTGCAGCTGGTTCTCATACTGCGTCAGCTCGGCAAAGGTGGTGCGACGGTCGGTTCGCACCCAGTTCGGCGCGTCATAGGCTTTGCGCGGCGCCAGCAGTTTTACGCTGTCGATGGTTGAGATGTCGCCGCGCAGCAGCAGCTCGCCCTGGGCGATGCCCTGCACCGCCGTGAGCAGATCCTCATCGTTGCGCCCCAGAATCAGCAGCATTTTTTCATAGGGATTGTCGGGCTGGCTGACGATTTCCACCGTGGGCTTGCTCACCGGCGGCAGATCTTTCAAAAAGTCCGGGCGGGCGTCGTTGGTGGCGAACACCACGGCGTGCTGCTGCTGCGGCAGCTGGTTGTAGAGCACCGGAAAGTGCTGGCCACGCCACGCGGCTTTGCTGCCGAACCAGGAGGCGAGTATCCCGGCGGCGCGCTGCTGCGTTACGTCCGGCTGCGCGGCGAAAACAACCGGCAGCGTCAGCGGCCGCTTGTCGCGCGCGTCGAAAAAGGGCTCAGGAAAGTGCGACAGATCGTTTTTCAGCGGCAGCTTTTGCAGCGTCAAATCGATACCGCTCTCTTTGCCGATATCGAACCAGATGGTGCTGCTGGCCGGATTTTCACAGATGTTGGTGTAGTGGCCCACCAGCTCAAAGCGCACGCGGTTGAAGTCGCTGATAAAGCGGGGATCGATCGCCAGCTGGGTCTGGTTCTCTTTGCCGAGCTGGTCCGGCGTAACGGTAATCAGGCCGATCAGCTCGTCGTTAAGATAGACCTTGAGCTGCGACAGCGTCGGCAGCAGCGCGGGCGAGGGACGATAGCTGAGATTCAGCAGCGCGCGCGTGACCACCTCGTCGCTGCGCACGCCGAACTCAATCTGTCCGTCCGGCTGCGTGCCGCTCAGCGTCATGCTGCCCGGCGGCGGTGCCAGACTGGTAAAGTCGAGCCGGCTGTCGCGCAGCGGCGCGCCGGAATCCTGCGGCGCGACCTGTACTGGCGCCGGCTCGGCGGGATTCGCCGTTACGGCGTCCTGCGCGGCGGCGCAGCTTAGCGTTGCGGAGCCCAGCAGCAGGGCGGTAAACCAACCGTTTACTCTCGTCATCGTCATATCATCAACTCAATACGTTTTTTGAAGCGGACGTCCGTCCGATGCCCTGCGGCAACAGCGAGGCCAGCCAGCTCACCCCAGCGGTAAGCAGGTTAAACAACCGACGTAACTGCGGCGGACCATATTCCGCCAGGCGCAGATAGCCCTTAAAGCCGAGGATCATAATATCGGCGAGGCTCTGCACCGGTTTATCTTCCGGGAAACCGTCCTGCCACAGCGCCCAGGTATCGGCGCGGGCGAAGGTACACTGGATAAATTCGATATGCTGCTGGGTGGTCAGCTGATGCAGACGAATACCGGCGCGCAGGCCGAAGACGCGCTGCACGCGGCAGGGAAAGCTGAACTCCTGCTGACCGCGGCGCAGCAGCAGCCAGACTTTTTCATCTTCCTTCAGCGCATTCGCCTCGCGCAGCTCGACGCCCACGCCGCCGTCGGAGTAGTCGCGCAGCGTGCAGGGCAGCATATGGCCATCTTCGCGCGCGATAGCGGCGGGCATGGCGATCTCCACGCGGTGCGCCTCGCGGATTTGCCGCGCTTCGACGGAAACCGCCACCGCGCCACCGAGGATCACCATGTTGTAGATCACCCACACCAGGCTCACCCAGACCGTCAGCACCTCATTGGCCGGACCGTAGTTCATGCGCCAGAACGCCATCCCCACGCCCGCCAGGTTGAGCAGCACCAGGAACATATAGGGTTTGGTGATCACCCAGTCGAGATGGTGCTCCTCGACCAGACCGCCTTTCGCCGTCACGTTGAATTTACCTTTGTGCGGGTTGAACAGGGCGACAGTGGTCGGCCGGGCGATATACCAGGCCAGCACGGTTTCATACACCTCGCTCCAGAAAGAGTGACGCCAGCGCCCCTGAATGCGCGAGTTGGTCAGGCTGGTGTGCAGCATATGCGGCAGCACGTAGATAGCGATGGCGAGCGCGGGCGCGTAGATGATGTAGGCGTGACAGAGCAGAAACGCCAGCGGCGCCAGCAGGAAGATCAGGCGCGGAATGCCGGAGAGAAAGTGCAGCATGGCGTTGGCGTAGCAGAGGCGCTGCACCCACTTCAGTCCTTTACCGAACAGCGGGTTATCGAGGCGGAAAATCTGCACCATGCCGCGCGCCCAGCGAATACGCTGGCCGATATGCGCCGACAGGCTCTCGGTCGCCAGCCCCGCCGCCTGGGGGATGCGGATATAGGCCGAGGCGTAGCCGAGTCGGTGCAGGCGCAGCGAGGTATGCGCATCTTCAGTCACGGTTTCTACCGCAATGCCGCCGATCTCATCCAGCGCGCTGCGGCGCAGCACGGCGCAGCACGGCGCAGGAGCCGCAAAAGAAGGTGGCATCCCAGGTATCGTTGCCGTCCTGCACCAGGCCGTAAAACAGCGAGCCTTCGTTTGGCGTGCGGCGGAAGCGGCCCAGGTTGCGCTCAAAGGGATCGGGCGAGAAGAAGTGATGCGGCGTCTGCAGCATCGCCAGCTTCGGATCCTTGATAAACCAGCCGATGGTCATCTGCAGAAAGGCGCGCGTCGGCACGTGGTCGCAGTCGAAAATCGAGACAAACTCGCTGCGGCAGCGCGTTTTCAGCGCGTGGTTGATATTGCCCGCCTTGGCGTGCTCGTGGGTCGGACGCACCACATAGTTCACGCCGACGCTGGCGGCGAATTCGCGAAACTCCTCGCGGCTACCGTCGTCGAGCAGATAGATATTTAGCCGATCTTTCGGCCAGTCGATGCCCATCGCCGCGTAAATCGTCGGCTTAACCACGCTGAGCGGCTCGTTATAGGTCGGCACCAGCAGGTCGACGCTCGGCCACTGGTCGAGGGTGGTGGGCATCGAGACCGGCTGACGGTTAAGCGGCCACAGGGTCTGAAAATAGCCCAGCACCAGCACTACCCAGGCGTAGGTTTCCGCGACGATCAGCAGCAGGCCAAACACCAGGCTAAGCGGATCGTCCCAGTTCAGCGTCGATGTGTAGCGCCACCACAGATAGCGGCAGGAGACGGTCAGCGACAGCACGATCAGCATCATGGTCGGGAAGCGGCCCGGCACGCGCCGCACCAGCATCGCCAGGCTCCAGAGCAGCACCACGAAGATAAACTGCGTCAGCAGCCCGAACGGCTGGCTGATGCAGAGCAGCGCCAGCAGCGAAGCGAACAGCGCCACGCCGATAAAACCGAGGCGACGCGCCAGCGGCGAGAGCCGCTGGAGCCGCTGTTCAAGACGCGCGTCAACGTTGCCGTTCTGCACGCGGGCGGTCAGGCTGTCGAGCCACTGATAGCTGCGCTGACGCCAGCGGAACAGCGACTGAAAGCCCTTAAAGCGCTGGCGCTCGCTGCGGCCGCTCTCATCCTGCGGCAGGATAACGATCAGCCACAGCGTCTGGACCAGATAGCGCAGAATATCTAACGGGCGCGGGCGCTCCGGCGAGATATGCGGATAGAGACGACGGCGATCCTGAATAATGCGCTGCCAGCCCGGCGTCTCAAAACGCAGCAGCGCCCAGCCCAGCGCGCACCAGAACACATTCAGGCCGCTGGCGAAGCGGGACGCGCCGTGGTCACGCCCCATCGCGTAGCGCAAATGCAGCGCCTGCCAGACCGGCGCGGTCAGCAGCCAGCGCAGCGGGTTCACGGCTGTTCTCCAGTAAGATGAAGCAGCAGCCAGCTCGCCAGCGTGGTGATCTCTTCGCTGACCAGCGCATGCGGGCGATACTCCCCTACCGGCTGCTTCATCATCAGCGCTTCCGCCAGCGCTTCGTCGCGATGGATAAGCAGCGGGATAAGGTTATTCAGCGACGCGACCCACAGCTGATGCAGATCCTGCTGCAGGCGGCTGTTGGCGTTGAACTGGTTGATAAGAAAGCGCGTATGCGGCGTAAAAGCCTGCTGAAAGAGGCGCAGATGACAGTTGGCGTCGGGCGTCAGCACGCGCACCACGCCGTCGAGGCGCGCAGAGAGCGCGTCATGCCAGGGCAGCGGATCCGCAGGCAGGTCAAAAATTATCCATTGATAGCGACGCTGCAGGTCCGGCAGCGCATCAAGCAGCGGCGCGGCGATGTCCGCCTGCTGGCGCAGCAAAGTAAAATCTTTCTGATGGGTCAGCGAGCCATGCGGCAGCAGATCAGGGCCATCGGGATAGCGCAGCGCGGCCTCCTGCCAGGCATCACCGCCGAGCAGCGCCTGCATCCAGCCTTTTGCCGGTAGCGCGGGCAGATTGAAGTGAGCGCCGAGCTGGCTCGACGGGGAACCGTCAATCAGCAGCGCGCGTTCCCCCAGCGCCGTCAGCGCCCAGCCGAGCGCAGCGCTGAGCGAGGTTGCGCCCGTGCCGCCGCGTACGCCTTGCAGCGCGATCAGCGGCATTAGCGCGACCGTCCTGGCTGTTCAGCCGAGGTTTCAGCTAACAGCGGCCAGCGCGCAACAATGTTCGCCAGCCGCTCTTCGCGAGCGATGTCGATATAGCGAAAAGCCTGCAGAGAAAAGGCGTCGCGCAAGGCGCTAATATCATCCTGACGCTGGCCGTCAGACGCGACCAGAGTATAAGCATTTTCATTTTTCATTACTTTTCGCCACGGATAAAACAACTTCAGGTAAAAGGCGGTTATATTTACGCAGGCGTTAACTCGACATCGCCTGAATCGGCGCGATGATAGATCAATGCGAACCCGTCTGTCATAACGTATTTTTAAATTTCTCAGGTTGCATCCTGCCCTGTCTATAATAAGCTAGCCTGGACTGAACAAATCGCGAATTCAACATGAAAAATTCCTTTGCGCTGGGGCTGTTACAGGTTCAGCCTGAATTAACGGTATTGCAAACGCCCGGCTGTTATTGGGTAACCTGCGCGCGTCAGGAAGATGCACGCGCTTTTATCCGTCAGGCGATTCTGGCGCAGCAATCCGTCACCCTTATCAGCGCAGATGAAAAGCCGCGCGATCTTCTGACGCCGGACCCTGCGGGCGGGCCCGATCGTATCCCGCTGTTTTCATTGCCTAAAAACAAAAGCAGCCTGCTGCGTCTGGAGAGCGATTTTTCCCGTAAGCTCGGCAGTAAAAACGGGCTGGTGATTTTTAACAGCAGCGCGGCGCAGTGGGATAAACTCGACGACGCAGAGTTAACCTCGTGGATAAAGCGCATGCGGCGGGTGCTGATTAAAAAGCAGATGACGCTTTTAATGGTTACCTCCGGCGCAACAATAATTAACCTGCGCAATAATCTTCAGCGTTATTTTCGCCAGCTTGATGGCCTGGCTCATTTAGCTTTTCAACAGGATAGCTGGCAATATCGAATTAACTGGTGGTACACCACCGATCGGCTGCTCGCCGACCGCGCCATTCGTCTTGACTGCAAAGACGATCGCTTTTATGCCGTCAATGAAAATGAAAAGCAGGAGCCGCTCAGCTTAAACGACGAGCAACATTATCTTGCCGATAAAATAGTGCTGGAGGGTGCGCCGCCGCTTTCGCGTCAGTGGCAGCTGTTTGATGATAACGAACAGGTCTTTTTCCGCGCCCAGCAGGCGAGCGCCGCAACGGTGATTTTCAGCCTGACCCGCAGCGACCTGATCGGCGAGCTGGCGAAAATGGTGCACAGCCTGCGCCGCGCGCGCGGCAACGGTTTAAAAATCGTGGTGCGCGAAATGGGCACCAGCCTGCGCTACAGCGACGAACGTCTGCTGCTGGCGTGCGGCGTTAGCGCCATCGTCTCCGCCAGCGCCACCATGTCGCGTTTCCTGACCACG encodes the following:
- the hmsP gene encoding biofilm formation regulator HmsP, whose product is MRVSRSLTIKQMATVSAVALITVSVFIVIQLFHFVQQRRIDYAQQMENIAHTVRQPLSEAVLKADIAQAEHILQTLKPAGVLSRADVVLPNAFQALHASFENEKPIPLLIARLFELPVQITLPLYSVESSGSPKPLAYLVLQANSTRVYQFILSTVSTMVTTYLLLALILSVAISWCINRLVVHPLRSISRELQELPPQAILTHKLTLPASHRDDEIGMLIRSYNRNQQVLESVHDEMSRLTTHYAVTDLPNRALFLALLDQHTRSHSKGFGLMVIRIETLQEANGVLSDEQRDTLMLTLVEKIRSTVDDHTLLAQTGPSDFALLMKRAGTPFRAMRLARNLMIRLNQPVTLHQLQLRPNASIGLALYDEERLSANEQLDRATSAMMSARHLGKNQILFFDAALTERAQKRLTQEHDILQGLQDEQFRLFLQPQIDMQTGELVGAEALLRMRMPDGSYGLTEEFIASAEEIGVIAAIGRWVFEEACRILAGWQKHGILIPLSVNISAVQLRDASMVHHLQGLLQRHQIAPGSFVLEITETAQIGDAEVAMALLRSLQTVGVAVALDDFGMGYSNLNYLHQFKSLPVNKLKMDRSFVAALPDDDTMVRIVAAIAEIIDLDVIAEGVETAEQRDWLLARGIHIGQGYLYAEALSLERFTQTWLPALASSQNSPAADD
- the bcsC gene encoding cellulose synthase complex outer membrane protein BcsC yields the protein MNKSSALRASLLLSGVLGALPGLAAPDARPEVSPVEWLLTQVRTGESTSKYDLVQQALYRLEKIDPDNPQVLAARLRLALHQGDIAAAQTLLTQLKKVAPDSAATRESAVGMALVSSEGRQKLQQARLLATSGRLAEAKSAYDALFNGVFPDANTALEYWRLAARIPGQEEAAWQQLQKLEQRYPGNIGVELQLARMAFDRQQPTQAVEQIKQLAKSSAGRDAAADLWLQQINSQPVSDSSVAQLKTYLTIFTDGDAQQQGQEALAKQQALLADPAYRERMRGLGLVDAGGGAEAIPALNVALKANPNDADLMGAMGQAQARANNRAAAVLWLERAIQAGQQSTQVGKWQSLLQTNRYWLAIDQGDKALAQRDIDGAERFYREAQTLDSSDSYALIGLGDVALARNNAPGAEQLFQRALQLDASNTTAVRRLAGLYQTQSPARAMAFINGLPAAQQRALADTLRALRSDSLRAEADALAQQSRWQAAAEKYRQAQALSPDDVWLSYRLAGALRNGGAPQQADAVIATLQQQHPRDATALYASALYLSGTDNDEAALATLRRLPEAQWSSNMRELAERLTQNKLFARAEALRAAGQESDAIALLRQQPASNRRDLTLADWALARGDAQQALAMYQQVLEREPANGDASLGRIEALVALQRSSEARAALKALPPAQASLNADRRVALAWQAVGDTTQAAAQFAGLKQRAAAQPPSQDKALVYRDAARLERAQQQPDAALADYRQAMAASGIGDGDNVSRLTRNNPQDDWLKRSIRSDTADLYRQQDTTLMLEQDYSRNKGTAGVSDFSAHTTMLQAETPLADGRGFLRLDRVQISAGTFSSTNGTFDETFGSCDDANSGGCSRYASQRDEGTALGVGWSNEVWSADLGTTPLGFEVTNWVGGVSWKTDVKEVGVTLTASRRPISSSLLAYAGARDPAANGGKTWGGVVATGGSVGLSYDRGGAHGVWADISAHQITGENVADNSRERLMAGYYYKLINSDNRRATVGLNTMLWHYQKDLSDYTFGQGGYYSPQSYLSFSVPVTWRQRTGNWSFDLGGSVSWSHSKTDAQQRYPVNPGFTLASNPSSASSSGGGVGYTLQAVIERRVTPHWFIGAGVDIQQAKDYTPSHGLLYVRYSAAGWDGDLDMPPQPLTPYADFK
- the bcsB gene encoding cellulose biosynthesis cyclic di-GMP-binding regulatory protein BcsB, with the translated sequence MTMTRVNGWFTALLLGSATLSCAAAQDAVTANPAEPAPVQVAPQDSGAPLRDSRLDFTSLAPPPGSMTLSGTQPDGQIEFGVRSDEVVTRALLNLSYRPSPALLPTLSQLKVYLNDELIGLITVTPDQLGKENQTQLAIDPRFISDFNRVRFELVGHYTNICENPASSTIWFDIGKESGIDLTLQKLPLKNDLSHFPEPFFDARDKRPLTLPVVFAAQPDVTQQRAAGILASWFGSKAAWRGQHFPVLYNQLPQQQHAVVFATNDARPDFLKDLPPVSKPTVEIVSQPDNPYEKMLLILGRNDEDLLTAVQGIAQGELLLRGDISTIDSVKLLAPRKAYDAPNWVRTDRRTTFAELTQYENQLQSDGMQPNPIGLTLNLPPDLFLVRARGIDMDLSYRYTAPFQADGSRLAVHLNNQFIQDYPLPPKNTAGQQLLRIPLIQGLQDNNRQLTIPALRLGVVNQLRFDFDYANTIISGTADGRCENVTPVSHHVVVDDSSSVDFSGYRHYIEMPSLRAFAGAGFPFTRYADLAQTLVLVQPKPDAQQVGTMLNALGNIGAQTGYPALRVQFSDDWSKAKSQDADLLMIGDIPKDLQDDRRIGALVDAAASWINSPTRQAATDVGSVSDGDRAVESTTTIGSRGPLATVIGFQSPFNDQRSVVALLSDGSPRAWQLLNDALTDSGKRAAIFGSAAIIRESGVNSLRVGDNYFVGHLPWWERLWTMLSTHPFWLALCAVFVVVLFALMTWRLMRIITRRRLLDDEDE
- the bcsQ gene encoding cellulose biosynthesis protein BcsQ, with product MPLIALQGVRGGTGATSLSAALGWALTALGERALLIDGSPSSQLGAHFNLPALPAKGWMQALLGGDAWQEAALRYPDGPDLLPHGSLTHQKDFTLLRQQADIAAPLLDALPDLQRRYQWIIFDLPADPLPWHDALSARLDGVVRVLTPDANCHLRLFQQAFTPHTRFLINQFNANSRLQQDLHQLWVASLNNLIPLLIHRDEALAEALMMKQPVGEYRPHALVSEEITTLASWLLLHLTGEQP
- the bcsR gene encoding cellulose biosynthesis protein BcsR, with the translated sequence MKNENAYTLVASDGQRQDDISALRDAFSLQAFRYIDIAREERLANIVARWPLLAETSAEQPGRSR